One Phaseolus vulgaris cultivar G19833 chromosome 4, P. vulgaris v2.0, whole genome shotgun sequence DNA window includes the following coding sequences:
- the LOC137837394 gene encoding arabinogalactan protein 14-like, giving the protein MEALKMKLFFVVMAMLIMAASAADSPAPSPISDATTMFVPTAVASLVVLAFGFLF; this is encoded by the coding sequence ATGGAGGCATTGAAGATGAAGCTTTTCTTTGTTGTCATGGCCATGCTGATTATGGCAGCATCAGCTGCAGATTCACCAGCTCCAAGTCCCATATCGGATGCCACCACCATGTTCGTGCCAACGGCCGTTGCTTCTCTTGTTGTTCTTGCTTTTGGGTTTCTCTTTTGA
- the LOC137838422 gene encoding uncharacterized protein, with the protein MVRSAVELSKFDIQYEPRGSIKGQVYADFVAELSPRGDPQEVELGSQWMLSVDESSNQQGSGAGIILEGPNGVLIEQALRFAFKASNNQAEYEALIAGMLLAKEMGVQNLLAKSDSQLVTGQVAGEYQANDPQMAAYLRYVEVLKRAFAAFELVHVPREQNARADLLAKLASSGKGGR; encoded by the coding sequence atggttcgctCGGCGGTAGAGCTGTCAAAgtttgacatccagtatgaacccagggggtccatcaaagggcaagtctatgcTGATTTCGTGGCAGAGCTCTCACCAAGAGGAGACCCCCAAGAAGTGGAGTTAGGGtcacagtggatgctctcagtggatgaatcttccaaccagcaagggagtggcgctggaataatcttggaggggcctaatggagtgttgatcgagcaagccttacgcttcgccttcaaagcgagcaacaaccaggcggagtacgaggcgttGATTGCTGGGATGCTgttggctaaagaaatgggtgTTCAGAACCTCCTGGCGAAGAGTGACTCACAgttggtcacagggcaagtgGCAGGGGAGTATCAGGCAAATGACCCACAGATGGCCGCCTACCTGAGGTACGTTGAGGTATTGAAAAGAGCTTTCGCtgcgtttgagctggtgcatgtccctagggagcagaatgctagagctgacctgcttgccaagctggccagttcaggcaaggggggaaggtaG
- the LOC137837395 gene encoding uncharacterized protein, producing the protein MDIDEWEFLSDEVYLDFNEDGGKQKQKNSLGKGKLDSKSVFDMDYFCSSPPPRVSTQLVPLPIELEPRIGKAPEDVLVKDIMKNSPLGLDVVVPSEKTRDFEAVEADRVQVFFKIKEKSEFADVKMDSPKLSSRGILPPIDAGGFKYEDKGETIEIITSPRRRVIEKDACDKEENSTWEEENSSGFNLWKWSLTGVGAICSFGVAAATICVLFFGSQQRNKLKQDQKIRFQIYADDKRIKQVVEHATKLNDVISAARGVPMSRAHISVGGYYDAL; encoded by the exons ATGGATATAGATGAGTGGGAGTTTCTATCTGATGAGGTCTACCTTGATTTCAACGAAGATGGTGGGAAGCAAAAGCAAAAAAATTCCCTTGGAAAGGGAAAGTTGGACTCAAAGAGTGTCTTTGACATGGACTACTTTTGCTCATCACCACCACCAAGGGTGAGCACTCAACTAGTCCCTTTGCCAATTGAATTGGAGCCAAGAATTGGCAAGGCCCCAGAAGATGTTTTGGTGAAAGACATCATGAAAAATAGTCCTTTGGGATTGGACGTAGTTGTCCCATCAGAGAAAACAAGGGATTTTGAAGCAGTGGAGGCTGATAGGGTGCAGGTTTTTTTCAAGATCAAGGAGAAAAGTGAGTTTGCTGACGTGAAAATGGACTCCCCCAAGTTAAGTAGTAGGGGAATCTTGCCTCCAATTGATGCAGGAGGTTTCAAATATGAGGACAAAGGTGAGACCATAGAGATCATCACCTCTCCCAGAAGAAGGGTTATTGAGAAGGATGCGTGTGACAAAGAAGAGAACTCCACCTGGGAGGAAGAGAACAGCAGTGGTTTCAACTTGTGGAAGTGGAGTTTGACAGGTGTTGGAGCCATATGTTCTTTTGGTGTTGCTGCTGCTACTATTTGTGTTCTCTTCTTTGGAAGCCAGCAAAGGAACAAACTAAAGCAGGATCAGAAGATTCGGTTCCAGATCTATGCTGATGACAAG AGAATTAAGCAAGTGGTGGAGCATGCAACCAAATTAAATGATGTAATTTCTGCAGCAAGAGGTGTTCCTATGAGCAGAGCTCATATAAGTGTTGGTGGTTATTACGATGCTCTTTGA
- the LOC137838421 gene encoding uncharacterized protein, which yields MGLPHHAPILHLGDAFQPSVWIGCHDPVEIHESSARFLGFVAEESNEERKVNLDLIDEAREEAKIKAEAVKRRVERQYSSKVKLRQFQVGDLVMRKAHPYELENKLSPKWTGPFRVTKAKGNGLYKLETLEEGPIPRSWNAANLKFYFS from the coding sequence atgggcttaccacaccacgccccaatcctccaCCTTGGAGATGCCTTTCAGCCTAGTGTATGGATTGGATGCCAtgatccagtagagatccacgaGAGCTCGGCTCGTTTCCTAGGTTTCGTGGcagaagagtccaacgaagaaaggaaggTGAACTTAGATCTGATAGACGAAGCCAGAGAAGAGGCGAAAATCAAAGCcgaggccgtgaagagaagagtggagcgtcagtacagctctaaggtgaagctgcGACAGTTCCAGGTAGGTGacctggtcatgaggaaggctcacccgtacgagttagaaaacaagttgtctcccaagtggactggaccgttcagagtaaCCAAAGCTAAGGGGAATGGTTTGTATAAGTTAGAGACTCTAGAAGAaggccccatcccacgtagttggaatgcagcgaatttaaagttttatttcagttga